In Plasmodium chabaudi chabaudi strain AS genome assembly, chromosome: 9, the following proteins share a genomic window:
- a CDS encoding acylphosphatase, putative codes for MRISILSSFLFLLPKTKYLGNKNYTRRQFTNYSKMIYKFDFEVFGKVQGVFFRKYTKLEADMLNIKGYVQNTDKNTVIGTAESENKESLDKFRNFLTNKGSPSSRIDKCLITNEKTTDVYSTNSFHIKR; via the exons ATGCGAATATCTATATTATctagttttttatttttacttccaaagacaaaatatttaggaaacaaaaattatacaagaAGACAATTTACTAATTATAgtaaaatgatatataaatttgatttTGAAGTTTTCGGAAAGGTTCAAg gtgttttttttcgaaaatATACAAAGCTGGAAGCTGATatgttaaatataaaaggaTATGTACAAAATACAGATAAAAATACAGTAATAGGTACTGCTGAaagtgaaaataaagaatcaTTAGATAAGTTCAGAAATTTTTTGACAAATAAAGGTAGTCCTTCATCACGAATTGATAAATGTTTGataacaaatgaaaaaactACTGATGTATATTCAACTAATAGTTTTCACATAAAGCGATAA
- a CDS encoding ATPase, putative, with amino-acid sequence MKRKSPFVKKNPIKAQNTLDKFGIFKKAIGIKKEDEKEHDINKNNMNIFQKKEDGNVLKIKKEKYDGYEDNLNDIEDGDTHDGSKTDYNNTNEGKEFNRDSPKNEKDKGNDVFKLKMKLKGGSDLNNSNSNAINEKEQEESPNNTNPNSLPLHKLYQPIYKEDYIHEMRSKRNPLLTKILDEDLNFNLILCGPPGSGKSSLINVIKNKTHNLFITLFHLNNFNTEIRRIYDQSIINYKLSKRRMILCIKDINRLNKPQQEHLLLVLKKGYFYLLATCLYNPMNILNASLSSRCLYLYLSPYDKIELALIIKRIINKLNIEIEDNALNVIISHSSGDARVAINIIDFAIQHMRLEETKEKERLEKEKQENKDGIEKKNDTMIKQVKVKRYNEYFNEPSNTEPNKKIIQINNIKNFLQNFPCNDNKLDHYNFISGLHKSIRAGNVKAAILYLTKSLKNGEDPLYICRRLIRIASEDIGIANHKVLSVCVNTHYACKAIGMPECQTALIYAVIVLCKSSKSNYIYVVEKNAKKICNEYSFDVPFHLRNTSNRYIYTNQPEILTFEEHTKKYKAVQKYLPDYIENVEVLPEI; translated from the coding sequence atgAAGAGAAAATCGCcttttgtgaaaaaaaatcctATAAAGGCTCAAAATACTTTGGATAAATTtggtatttttaaaaaggcaattggtataaaaaaagaagatgAGAAAGAacatgatataaataaaaataatatgaacatttttcaaaaaaaagaagatgGAAATGtgttgaaaataaaaaaagaaaagtatGATGGATATGAAgacaatttaaatgatatagaGGATGGAGATACCCATGATGGAAGTAAAAcagattataataatacaaatgaaGGTAAGGAATTCAATAGAGATAGTcccaaaaatgaaaaagataaagGAAATGACGTGTTTAAATTAAAGATGAAATTAAAAGGAGGATcagatttaaataattcaaatagtaatgcaataaatgaaaaagagcAAGAAGAAAGCCCAAATAATACAAACCCCAATAGTTTACCATTACATAAACTATATCAaccaatatataaagaagatTATATACATGAGATGAGAAGTAAAAGAAATCcattattaacaaaaatattagatgaagatttaaattttaatttaattttatgtgGTCCACCAGGTTCTGGTAAATCATCTCttataaatgtaataaagaataaaacccataatttattcataactttatttcatttaaataatttcaaTACTGAAATACGAAGAATATATGATCAGTCTATAATCAATTATAAATTGTCTAAAAGACGAATgatattatgcataaaagatataaatagaTTAAATAAACCACAACAAGAACATTTGCTAttagttttaaaaaaagggtatttttatcttttagctacttgtttatataatcctatgaatatattaaatgctTCATTAAGTTCGAgatgtttatatttatatttgagtccatatgataaaatagaaTTAGCTTTAATCattaaaagaataataaataaattaaatatcgAGATTGAAGATAATGCATTAAATGTTATAATCAGTCATTCGTCTGGGGATGCAAGAGTGgctataaatattattgacTTCGCTATACAACATATGAGATTAGAAGAAACGAAAGAAAAGGAAAGActagaaaaagaaaaacaggaaaataaagatgggatagaaaaaaaaaatgatacaaTGATAAAACAAGTGAAAGTCAAAagatataatgaatatttcAATGAACCATCTAATACTGAaccaaacaaaaaaattatacaaataaataatattaaaaactttttacaaaattttccatgtaatgataataaattagatcattataattttatatcagGCTTACATAAAAGTATAAGAGCAGGAAATGTTAAGGCagcaatattatatttgacaaaatcattaaaaaatggagaagacccattatatatatgtagaaGATTAATAAGAATAGCATCTGAAGATATTGGAATTGCAAATCATAAAGTATTATCAGTTTGTGTTAATACACATTATGCATGTAAAGCTATAGGAATGCCTGAATGTCAGACAGCTCTAATATATGCTGTTATTGTTTTATGTAAATCCTCAAAAAgtaactatatatatgttgttgaaaaaaatgcaaaaaaaatatgtaacgAATACAGCTTTGATGTACCTTTCCATTTAAGAAATACTTcaaatagatatatatacaccAACCAACCAGAAATTCTTACCTTTGAAGAACACacaaagaaatataaagcTGTTCAAAAATATCTACCCgattatatagaaaatgttGAAGTACTCCCAGAAATATGA
- a CDS encoding peptidyl-prolyl cis-trans isomerase, putative, whose protein sequence is MTVSTSENVYKFVKDCIQIKEKIECINKINKDETKKDKQNEIVKEIRNQNSNKLSKYNVDYSKFENCIKEIEAEEEEKKSIEEKKNRFLNNRNPCSHDHSKERQLYEKNSTEKIKASNAFNEQGKKAFHEKNYKLACLYFRKGLIQLDYSFPEDKKEQDEQNELEIKLHLNMALTNLHMADYYNCISECSTVLNLDKNNVKAFYRRGQAYMSLDLYSKAKEEFQKVEKIDPHDKNIKKSLLELERKILIYDKKKKLLCSKMFSSNEKEVSSNNCDTQVDKTKNNFEKKDDSGEQTKSIPNCNSLSDTPKDTLIVNRNNNLKQVHKDSNLNIKGVPNEGKDNNSYKHKYQDYLFMLNNSKLFGKNSEFFLINNIFIYLFICFILLLLLYILIFIVIFYKHASMVILLSSLSMLCFICICIYIYNKNVYINITDKKT, encoded by the exons ATGACTGTAAGCACATCAGAAAATGTTTACAAATTTGTAAAAGACtgtatacaaataaaagaaaaaatcgaatgtataaataaaattaacaaagACGAAACCAAAAAagataaacaaaatgagaTAGTAAAAGAGATACGAAAtcaaaattcaaataaattatcaaagTATAATGTAGACTATTCAAAATTTGAGAATTGCATTAAAGAAATTGAGGCTgaggaagaagaaaaaaaaagtattgaagaaaagaaaaaccgttttttaaataatcgAAATCCATGTTCTCATGATCATTCAAAAGAAAGacaattatatgaaaaaaattcaaccgaaaaaattaaagcaTCAAATGCTTTTAATGAGCAAGGGAAAAAAGCATtccatgaaaaaaattataagctTGCTTGTCTTTATTTTAGAAAAGGATTAATACAATTAGATTATAGTTTTCCTgaagataaaaaagaacAAGATGAACAGAACGAATTAGAAATTAAACTCCATCTTAACATGGCCCTAACAAATTTGCATATGGctgattattataattgtatTAGTGAATGTTCCACG GTGCTTAATCttgacaaaaataatgtaaaagcATTTTACAGAAGAGGACAAGCTTATATGAGCTTGGATTTGTATAGTAAAGCAAAGGAAGAGTTTCAAAAGGTGGAAAAAATCGATCCccatgataaaaatataaagaaatcCTTATTAGAACTAGaaaggaaaatattaatttatgataaaaaaaaaaaattattatgctctaaaatgttttcgtcgaatgaaaaagaagttTCTTCAAATAATTGTGATACACAAGttgataaaacaaaaaacaattttgaaaaaaaagatgacAGTGGGGAGCAAACTAAAAGTATTCCCAATTGCAACAGTCTTAGTGATACTCCTAAGGATACACTAATAGTGAACCGAAATAATAACCTCAAACAAGTACATAAAGACagcaatttaaatataaaaggtGTACCAAATGAAGGCaaagataataattcatataaacATAAGTATCAAgactatttatttatgttaaaTAATTCCAAATTGTTTGGAAAAAACtctgaattttttttaataaacaatatatttatatatctttttatttgttttatattattattattattgtatatattaatttttattgttattttttataagcaTGCCTCAATggttatattattatcatcattgtCAAtgttatgttttatttgtatatgtatatatatctacaataaaaatgtatatattaatataacagataagaaaacataa
- a CDS encoding Josephin domain-containing protein, putative, whose translation MCRYGIHKIETEKGPINVYFEKQSKLYCLVHTINNILQAHVYSPQDFREFENNFDYTNLNNNTSDDNNTINENNNKSADLNIKDTLNFENIFSYIKRGINYFGNFNIDVLYFFVSKHNIELNWVDNKEIFKKVNQNSDCLSLFSDSVLNDPKLIAFVINLVKINFINIYKHRHFYTIRKISGMWFVLDSSHSKPVLLPTSQEINKHLINIVKDNNFTNRDNYIIQVFKNYEK comes from the exons ATGTGTCGCTATGgaatacataaaattgaaaCGGAAAAGGGACCAATAAATGTATACTTTGAAAAACAAAGTAAATTATATTGCTTAGTTCAtactataaataatatattgcaGGCGCATGTATATTCTCCCCAAGATTTTAGAGAATTTGAAAACAACTTTGATTATACAAACCTAAATAATAACACATCAGACGATAATAATACcataaatgaaaacaataataaatctGCTGAcctaaatataaaagacaCACTGAACTttgaaaacattttttcctatattaaaagaggaattaattattttggaaattttaatattgatgttttatatttttttgtgagcAAACATAATATTGAATTGAATTGGGTTGacaataaagaaatatttaaaaaggtaAATCAAAATAGTGATTGTCTTTCTCTATTTAGTGATAGCGTTTTAAATGACCCAAAGCTAATTGCTTTTGTAATAAACTTggttaaaataaattttataaatatttacaagcatagacatttttatacaataagaaaaatttcag GCATGTGGTTCGTGCTGGATTCCTCACACAGCAAGCCTGTTTTGTTACCTACTAGCCAAGAA aTAAACAAacatttaattaatatagtaaaagataataatttcACTAATCgtgataattatattatacaagtttttaaaaattatgagaAATAA
- a CDS encoding protein transport protein BOS1, putative, translating to MMEKMGYKYEAFLGDGVGQTDSINNQIENDRENDDKEMKEMSLNNIYSKIIKIRKELEKNYNLFYSYNLIISSNDKQENMNSSYNNYTNMYNKNSNIIPSNNTTANNITLNKINALTNSFYVNVETLKNTFEFMNTNNRDILNSKNIIWEKRIETLTSEANAYIKTLDNIYKTNLRKQEQVRNNNNEGLGYSHNKKNKFGNDDNAISYLNKEREILKDVENNLNIFHVQGLNTLDMLRKQNKFLKGVRKKVIDMYNYIGLSSSLISTIKKTDKQNLIIVIVGIILSSIFFYVLYSYFKR from the coding sequence ATGATGGAAAAAATgggatataaatatgaagcATTTTTAGGGGATGGTGTAGGACAGACAGACTCGATAAATAACCAAATTGAGAATGATCgagaaaatgatgataaagaGATGAAAGAGATgagtttaaataatatatatagtaaaataataaaaattagaaaagaattagaaaaaaattataatttattttattcatataatttaattattagtAGTAATGATAAAcaagaaaatatgaacagttcatataataattacactaatatgtataataaaaatagtaatattatacctagtaataatacaacagcaaataatataacattaaataaaataaatgcattaacaaattctttttatgtaaatgtAGAGACcttaaaaaatactttTGAATTTATGAATACTAATAACAgagatattttaaatagcAAAAATATCATATGGGAAAAAAGAATTGAAACATTAACTAGCGAAGCAAATgcttatataaaaactttggacaatatttataaaaccaATTTAAGAAAACAAGAACAAGtaagaaataataacaatgaaGGTTTAGGATATtcacataataaaaaaaataaatttgggAATGATGATAATGCAATTAgctatttaaataaagaaagagaaattttaaaagatgttgaaaataatttaaatatatttcatgtCCAAGGTCTTAATACCTTAGATATGTtaagaaaacaaaataaatttttaaaaggaGTTCGTAAAAAAGTTATTgatatgtataattatattggATTATCTTCCTCTTTAATTAgtactataaaaaaaacagacaAGCAAAACTTAATTATTGTAATAGTtggaattattttatcttctatttttttttatgttttgtaTTCCTATTTCAAGCGATAA
- a CDS encoding ubiquinone biosynthesis protein COQ4, putative, protein MNNFAKIFQSNWIDLNKLGKLEIFLKTISGIYKAPNRTHLLAHAADISSFYAVKNIYEYMKNDDEGKVILKNKPLLIRQDIQFNELKKLPKNTLGYKYMEFLEAYKLHAHDREAAHFFDDINYSYILTRYRQIHDIGHVVYNLNISIESEAALKMIELIHTKLPITLLAILVAPFMTPLYRFQYIFKDKIPPNFLNPNFDYTYKDDYNYIDELSLKQYVYNLTEYFHIDKIDNNIFFQKLYKYYFDNLNNSNNIRGTIIYGYNNEDNNDIIFDDINNEYIFLKNPEKNYFLFKYKPRQTLLKQLYPWAYMAGMAATKPLHSIHIENWLDKDIDLFRKTYNIIPLPDHLNLMSGIN, encoded by the coding sequence ATGAATAACTttgcaaaaatatttcaatcAAATTGGATAGATCTAAATAAATTGGGGAAgcttgaaatatttttaaaaaccaTATCAGGAATTTATAAAGCGCCCAATAGGACACATTTATTAGCACATGCAGCAGATATATCATCTTTTTATGcagttaaaaatatttatgaatatatgaaaaatgatgatgaaggaaaagttatattaaaaaataaaccatTACTAATAAGACAAGATATCCAAtttaatgaattaaaaaaattgcctaaaaatacattgggatataaatatatggaatTTTTAGAAGCATATAAGCTTCATGCTCATGATAGAGAAGCAgcacatttttttgatgatattaattattcatatatattaacaagATATAGACAAATACATGATATAGGTCATgttgtttataatttaaatatatcaattgAATCGGAGGCtgcattaaaaatgattgaATTAATACATACCAAATTACCTATAACATTACTAGCTATTTTAGTAGCACCATTTATGACACCTCTATATCGatttcaatatatatttaaagataaaatacCTCCAAATTTTCTTAATCCAAATTTtgattatacatataaagatgattataattatatagatGAGTTATCATTAAAacaatatgtatataatttaacagaatattttcatattgataaaatagataataatatattttttcaaaaattatataaatattattttgacaatttaaataattccaACAATATTCGAGgtactattatttatggatataataatgaagataataatgatataatttttgatgatataaataatgaatatatttttttaaaaaaccctgaaaaaaattattttctttttaaatataaaccaAGACAAACATTATTGAAACAATTATATCCTTGGGCATATATGGCTGGTATGGCAGCAACAAAGCCTCTTCATTCGATTCATATTGAAAATTGGCTAGACAAAGATATTGACCTATTCAGAAAAACATACAACATCATTCCCCTTCCTGATCACTTGAATTTAATGTCAGGTATTAACTAA
- a CDS encoding RNA transcription, translation and transport factor protein, putative — MSSLKRKLVLLGYESYDIEKDDFYRMILKIEEEKIRLYKPKEREKLNYTKEKNYIEHILKYLKKLNINVANINKTNINEIEIKKYILNNLTTLALLDEYKDLICFDDDAENDECQDTQSNDEQTKCIEGNICDQTVTNFFELNYMNNCEKEECEKNKDKLITLIDTINDIFKKYDIPLLKKEEIIKNNEISNVVSALHLLKEKLKTKEKIQNENYENLFNFNINVNNKDMADFVYILRYIFNEKLRDRKVHIKNILNETQMLTYNPIIDIKQGRVGR, encoded by the coding sequence atgagtTCATTGAAAAGAAAGCTCGTGTTACTTGGATATGAATCGTATGATATCGAAAAAGACGATTTTTATCGtatgattttaaaaatcgaagaagaaaaaattagatTATATAAGCCAAAAGAAAGAGAAAAACTTAATTAcacaaaagaaaaaaattatattgaaCATatcttaaaatatttaaaaaaattaaatataaatgtagcaaatattaacaaaacaaatattaatgaaatagaaataaaaaaatacattttaaataatttaactaCGTTAGCATTACTTGATGAATATAAAGATTTGATATGCTTTGACGACGATGCCGAAAATGATGAATGTCAAGATACTCAGTCGAACGATGAGCAGACTAAATGTATAGAAGGAAATATTTGTGATCAAACTGTgactaatttttttgaattaaattatatgaacaattgtgaaaaagaagaatgtgaaaaaaataaagacaaACTAATAACATTGATCGATACAATTAAtgacatatttaaaaagtatgATATaccattattaaaaaaggaagagattattaaaaataacgaAATATCTAATGTTGTTTCTGCTCTACACTTATTAaaggaaaaattaaaaacgaaagaaaaaattcaaaatgaaaattatgaaaatctATTCAATTTTAACATTAATGTTAATAACAAAGATATGGCtgattttgtttatattctaagatatatatttaatgaaaaattaagagATCGAAAGGTAcatatcaaaaatattcttaatGAAACACAAATGCTGACCTATAACCCTATAATAGATATAAAACAGGGAAGAGTTGGAAGATAA
- a CDS encoding endonuclease/exonuclease/phosphatase family protein, putative — MKDIEKTGNRGQNKNNDQAEKGGNGERKTVFTMRQQNNDMKNYPLHKYRSRSESHGNVRSRINFMENLRSRNEKNISSANKENQKNEMENLSILGTKGGSKYNNKEKGYIRNYEKAKKKNDKKNVVGYNYFTNRQQMVNSENIIKNVPISIYVGTWNCEYSDFTKGYEYEKKRYTTNYLSESTKDDLYSIKLDDRYMIRSVTPLIYIDPTIKENKNGTNENYDDLINFKLANKNVTDQKGLSKHGDISNRFSNIPEVDKGKCEVKGPNQNGCISKGGNIITSAEGGVKRFENNIDYCIRTPNKQICPKNNPQYDQKILNTSNIFSENSIKRKTIGPETSINNYNKISEKKINNLQNYKSQETEIFSHWISPYYDIYVICLQESISDSIIECLSMYLKEINQETYEFLPLADYKLSGYGDGAFLQMKSTTIAAWVRKSKLHPKGPVKLCASKTIAFNKLNNSKGCVSILLNIFNQFVLFIGCHMPAKDQELRQKSREFILTKLSEYFSNKATSNFKDVFHHVIWMGDFNFRVHGIQVEKVVHYLKTNNLKELLKYDEANSPYSYDLSISFQEQPINFLPTYKKNGNRPIIDKSDTKWVEKEYKLIHNIKWYKGGKQEPRIPSWTDRVFKWSCDKTQNCLTFVPNTYISPIPKEKCILMCSDHSPVSCCFQMYKMTNEEDIPSTKSIWKF; from the exons atgaaagaCATCGAAAAAACAGGCAATAGAGgccaaaacaaaaataatgatcaGGCTGAAAAAGGTGGGAATGGCGAAAGGAAAACAGTTTTCACCATGAGacaacaaaataatgacatgaaaaattacccgctacataaatatagaagTAGGAGTGAATCACATGGAAATGTAAGAAGCcgtataaattttatggaAAATTTGAGGAgcagaaatgaaaaaaatatatcttcaGCAAATAAAGagaatcaaaaaaatgaaatggaAAATCTGTCTATACTTGGTACTAAAGGGGGtagtaaatataataataaagaaaagggATATATTagaaattatgaaaaagctaaaaaaaaaaacgataaaaaaaatgtagtaGGATATAACTATTTTACTAATAGACAACAAATGGTAAATAGTgagaatattataaaaaatgtgccAATAAGTATTTATGTTGGTACATGGAATTGTGAATATTCTGATTTTACAAAAGGAtatgaatatgaaaaaaaaagatatacaACAAACTATTTAAGTGAAAGTACAAAAGATGATTTATATTCTATAAAACTTGATGATAGATATATGATCAGATCTGTAACTccattaatttatattgatCCAactataaaagaaaataaaaatggaactAACGAAAATTATGATGACCTTATCAATTTCAAGCTagctaataaaaatgttacaGATCAAAAAGGTTTAAGTAAACATGGGGACATTTCAAACCGTTTTAGTAACATTCCTGAGGTTGATAAAGGGAAATGTGAAGTCAAAGGTCCCAACCAAAATGGATGTATTTCAAAAGGTGGCAATATTATAACAAGCGCTGAAGGAGGTGTAAAACGTTtcgaaaataatatagattATTGCATACGTACGCCAAACAAACAAATATGCCCTAAAAATAATCCACAGTACgatcaaaaaattttaaatacatcaaatatattttctgaAAATTCTATTAAAAGGAAAACAATAGGACCAGAAACaagtattaataattataataaaatatctgaaaaaaaaataaataatttacaaaattataaatcaCAAGAAACGGAAATATTTTCCCATTGGATATCTCcatattatgatatatatgttatatgTTTACAAGAATCAATTTCAGATAGTATAATAGAATGTTTATCTatgtatttaaaagaaataaatcaaGAGACATATGAATTTTTACCTTTGGCagattataaattatcagGTTATGGTGATGGTGCATTTTTACAAATGAAATCTACAACAATAGCTGCTTGGGTAAGAAAATCGAAACTTCATCCTAAAGGTCCAGTTAAATTATGTGCATCTAAAACAATAgcttttaataaattaaataatagcaAAGGTTGTgtatctatattattaaatatatttaatcagtttgttttatttattggaTGTCATATGCCTGCTAAGGATCAAGAATTAAGACAGAAATCAAGAGAATTcattttaacaaaattaagtGAATATTTTAGTAATAAAGCAACATCAAATTTTAAAGATGTTTTTCATCATGTTATATGGATGGgtgattttaattttagaGTACATGGAATACAAGTAGAAAAGGttgttcattatttaaaaacaaataatttaaaagaattactaaaatatgatgaagCAAATTCTCCATACTCCTATGATTTATCTATAAGCTTTCAAGAACAAccaattaattttttaccaacgtataaaaaaaatggaaacaGGCCTATTATTGATAAGAGTGATACAAAATGGGTTGAAAAGGAATACAAActtattcataatataaaatggtaTAAGGGAGGAAAACAGGAACCTCGTATTCCTTCA tgGACCGATCGAGTATTTAAATGGTCCTGCGATAAGACTCAAAACTGTTTGACCTTCGTTCCGAACACTTACATTTCGCCGATACCCAAAGAAAAAT GCATACTCATGTGCAGCGACCATAGTCCCGTTTCCTGTTGCTTTCAAATGTACAAAATGACAAACGAAGAGGACATCCCTTCGACAAAA AGCATTTGgaaattttga
- a CDS encoding nucleic acid binding protein, putative: MSGTFTNLNIESGYFNDELKEENNESNFMHTNISMLIRAYKRDRNKLAIWNKKLNLIKIVGFVLGIEEKKEFIIYTIDDTTGYIKAKYLLTYSFNSASEKKHDIKINDIIQIFGVCNTISINEDLSISISSINKLNSFNYLCHHHLLVFHNYLKYLEDKKNTKEEEKVQADEEENGNTQNNDNPFFNSFFY, from the coding sequence atgtctgGCACATTCACAAACTTAAATATTGAAAGTGGCTATTTCAATGATGAActaaaagaagaaaataatgagtCCAATTTTATGCATACAAATATTAGTATGCTAATAAGAGCCTATAAAAGAGATAGAAATAAGCTAGCCATttggaataaaaaattaaaccTTATTAAAATAGTTGGATTTGTATTAGGtattgaagaaaaaaaagaatttataatatacacaATTGATGATACTACAGGATATATAAAAGCAAAATATCTTTTAACTTATTCTTTTAATTCCGcaagtgaaaaaaaacatgacataaaaataaatgatataatacaaatatttgGAGTTTGCAACACTATTAGTATAAATGAGGATTTAAGCATATCCATAAGttctattaataaattgaattcattcaattatttatgtCACCATCATTTGTTAgtatttcataattatttaaaatatttagaagataaaaaaaatacaaaagaagaagaaaaagtaCAAGCTGAcgaagaagaaaatggCAACACACAAAATAATGACAACCCGTTCTTTAACTCGTTTTTCTAttaa
- a CDS encoding replication factor C subunit 5, putative — protein sequence MWLEKYAPRSLDELNIHKDITARLKKLSAHNDLPHIIFYGAPGGGKSTRIDCLIKEIFKDEKIIRRPENITNAESKININVIQSNYHLELQCFELGTKDKIIVQSIIKELCSYKSSASFFSKKPMYRIFVFKDAEFLSEGAQAGLRRTLETYIRNARVILHLEHLSKIIEPLKSRCICIRVPLPTEEEIFTVLKNICDNENVSSSYNSTNFFKTLINTHGRNLRKCIMALEMTVYSNSDKPHHSISVAHTYINELCNFVFINPTQIKIKECVTKIQSLITCQIPVNFIFETTIKYLLNSKYDNKLKYYFLRLSSHFSYLSECSYDKSISLIAFIINANTAILKYSSSKK from the coding sequence atgtgGCTTGAAAAATACGCGCCAAGAAGCCTCgatgaattaaatattcacAAGGATATAACTGCGCGTCTGAAAAAGTTAAGTGCCCACAATGACTTGcctcatataatattttatgggGCTCCTGGTGGGGGTAAAAGCACAAGAATTGATTGCTTAATAAAAGAGATTTTTAAAGACGAGAAAATAATTCGACGTCCCGAAAATATAACGAATGCAgaaagtaaaataaatataaatgtaataCAAAGTAATTATCATTTAGAATTACAATGTTTTGAATTAGGAAcaaaagataaaattatagtacaaagtataataaaagaattatgTAGCTATAAATCTAGTGCAtcctttttttcaaaaaagcCAATGTATAggatatttgtttttaaggATGCTGAATTTTTAAGTGAAGGAGCACAAGCAGGATTAAGACGAACTTTAGAAACCTATATACGAAATGCTAGAgttattttacatttagagcatttatcaaaaattatCGAACCATTAAAAAGTCgatgtatatgtataagAGTTCCATTACCTACTGaagaagaaatatttacagtattaaaaaatatatgcgataatgaaaatgtatCATCAAGTTATAATTCgacaaatttttttaaaacattaatTAATACACATGGAAGAAATTTAAGAAAATGTATTATGGCATTAGAAATGACAGTGTATTCAAATTCAGATAAACCTCATCATTCTATATCAGTGGCTCAtacttatataaatgaattatgtaattttgtttttataaatccAACACAAATTAAAATCAAAGAGTGTGtaacaaaaatacaaaGTTTAATAACTTGCCAAATACCcgttaattttatttttgaaactactattaaatatttattaaacagtaaatatgataataaactTAAATATTACTTTTTACGATTATCATCtcatttttcatatctTTCAGAATGTTCATATGACAAAAGTATTTCACTTATcgcatttattataaatgcaaatacagccatattaaaatattcttcatccaaaaaatga